A region of Pseudomonas putida DNA encodes the following proteins:
- a CDS encoding ligase-associated DNA damage response exonuclease, with protein sequence MDLVIARPEGLYCPPGDFYIDPWRPVDRAIITHGHGDHARTGNNHYLTAAPGAGILRSRLGQDINLQTLAYGERILHHGVTLSLHPAGHVLGSAQVRLEYQGQVWVASGDYKVEPDGTCAPFEPVPCHTFITESTFGLPIYRWPRQPEVFAGINAWWRANCAQGKACVLFCYAFGKAQRILHGLDASIGPILVHGAVEPLNRVYREAGVHLPETRYAGDIPRNDPLLRHALVLAPPSAGGSSWMRRFGDYSDAFASGWMLLRGTRRRRGVDRGFVLSDHADWPGLLWAIGQTGAERVMVTHGSVNVLVRYLNEQGLDARAFATEYGDEDEPAPSEPEA encoded by the coding sequence ATGGACCTCGTTATCGCCCGCCCCGAAGGCCTGTACTGCCCGCCCGGTGATTTCTACATCGACCCTTGGCGGCCGGTGGACCGTGCCATCATCACCCACGGCCACGGCGACCACGCCCGCACCGGCAATAACCACTACCTGACCGCCGCGCCCGGCGCAGGCATCCTGCGCAGCCGACTGGGCCAGGACATCAACCTGCAAACCTTGGCCTACGGCGAGCGCATCCTTCACCACGGTGTCACCCTGAGCCTGCACCCCGCCGGCCATGTACTGGGCTCGGCGCAAGTTCGCCTGGAATACCAGGGCCAGGTCTGGGTCGCTTCGGGCGACTACAAAGTCGAACCCGATGGCACCTGCGCCCCCTTCGAGCCAGTGCCTTGCCACACCTTCATCACTGAGTCGACCTTCGGCCTGCCTATTTACCGCTGGCCCCGCCAGCCTGAGGTATTCGCCGGTATCAACGCCTGGTGGCGCGCCAATTGCGCGCAGGGCAAAGCCTGCGTGCTGTTCTGCTACGCCTTCGGCAAAGCGCAGCGCATTCTCCACGGGCTGGACGCGAGTATCGGGCCGATTTTGGTACACGGCGCGGTCGAGCCGTTGAACCGGGTGTACCGTGAGGCTGGCGTGCACCTGCCGGAAACCCGCTATGCCGGCGACATCCCGCGCAACGACCCGTTGCTGCGCCACGCCTTGGTCCTGGCCCCACCTTCTGCCGGGGGCAGTAGCTGGATGCGGCGCTTCGGCGACTACAGCGATGCCTTCGCCAGCGGCTGGATGCTGTTGCGCGGCACACGCCGGCGGCGTGGCGTCGACCGAGGCTTCGTACTGTCGGACCACGCCGACTGGCCGGGCCTGCTGTGGGCCATTGGCCAGACTGGCGCGGAGCGCGTGATGGTCACCCATGGCTCGGTCAACGTGCTGGTGCGCTACTTGAACGAACAGGGCCTGGATGCTCGCGCCTTCGCCACCGAATACGGCGACGAAGACGAGCCAGCGCCCTCGGAGCCCGAGGCATGA